Genomic DNA from Anaerolineales bacterium:
CTGAACTGGGTGAACGGCGTGTTCCTGCTGGTGCTTACCCTCGCCTTCGGCTTCACCGGCTATTTGCTGCCGTGGGACCAGACGGCATTCTGGGCCAGCACCGTTGGCACCGAAATCGCCGGCGCCGAACCGATCGTGGGCAACCTGGCCCTGGTCTTCCTGCGCGGCGGCTGGGACATCACGGCGGTCACCCTCACCCGTTTCTACGCCCTGCACATCTTGGTCCTGCCAGCCGCCATCATCCTGTTCCTGGTCGCTCACTTCTTGATGATCCGGCGCCAGGGCATCGCCCGTCCTCTGTAGGGCGAAGGGAAACTAGCATGACTGAGCAAGATCACGCCAAGGACGAGAAGACGATCCCCTTCTTTCCGGACCACATCCGCACCGAGGCCTGGGTCACCGTCGGGCTGCTGGCCATTGTCGTGCTGATCGGTGTGCTCGCCATGTCTCGGCCTATCGGGTTGGAGGATCCGGCGGACCCGATGAACACTCCGACGCACGTCAAGGCTCACTGGTACTTCCTCTTCCTCCAGGAGATGCTGAAGTACATCCCCAAGGGGATCGGCGTCGTCATCCCAGTGGTCGCGATCGTGATCATGGCCCTGTGGCCGTTCATCGACCGCAAGACCGACAGCAAGCGCGCCCGCACCTATCGGATCGTCGTCTCGGTCGTGGCCCTGTCGGTGATCGGCATCCTGACCTACCTGGGCGCGATCGGCTAGGGCGCGGGGGGCAGGATAGGAGACGGGTATGAGATCTGAGGGCTCCGGCGTTCCCCGCCGCAACGTCATGCGCCTTCTGGGAGGCCTGCTCGGCGCCCTGGGGGCGACGGTCCTGTTCGGGCCGGTGATCGCCTACTTCTGGCCGGCCAAGTTGGAGGAGATCCCTTCAGAACCTGTGGCCGTCGGCGCCCCGGACCTGGTGCCTCCCGGCGGTTCGATGACGGTTCGCTTTGGCCGCTACCCGGCGCTGATCATCAACGCACCAGACGGGATGCGCGCCTACTCTGCAGTCTGCACCCACTTCGCCTGCCTGGTGAAATGGAACCCCGAATCCGGGATGATCGAGTGTCCATGTCATGCCGGGTTCTTCGATGTCGCCGATGGATCCGTCATCTCCGGTCCCCCGCCCGAGGGGCTCATGCCACTGGATGTCTTCGTCAAGGACAATATCTTGTACGTCGGGAGTGAGGCGTGACCGCCAAACCTCTGCCCACCGCCTCGGCCCCGATCGCCTCCCACCCGGCAATCCGGCGCCGGTCCGGCGAGTTCGTCCGCCATGTGCTGCTGCAGGACCGAGTCTTGCGGCGCGTCTACCCCGGCATCATGCACAGCCTGCTGTTTGTCGGCGTCACGATCCAGATCCTGGGGACGATCGTCAACCTGCTGCAGTACCCGCTCTTCCTGCCATTCACGATCGACTTCTTTCCGCGGGGTGGCGCCTATCTCGGCTTTGAGCTCGTCATGGATCTGGCTGGGCTGGCCATCCTCCTCGGAGTTCTGATGGCCGCTTTCCGCCGGGCCGTACTGCGCCCTACCTACCTGGTCTCGCGCTGGGACGATTGGCTGGCCCTAGGCCTGCTGCTGCTGATTTCGGTCCTCGGCTTCCTGTCGGAGGGGATCCGGCTGATGAGCGCCAACCCGGCCTGGAGGGCATACTCCCCGCTCGGTACCCTGACGGCCATGGGACTGCAAGGGTTGGATCTTGCGCCCGCCGCGATGAACTCGCTCCACCAAGTCGTGTTCTGGGGGCATGTTGTTTCCGGACTGGCACTGGTGGCCGTGATCCCCTTCACCAAGATGCGCCATCTCCTGACTGGGCCGCTGAACATCCTGGCGCGCCCCCAGCTGAACTCCGGCGAACTGCAGACGATTGAGAATGTTGAGGAGACTGAGATCCTTGGCGCCGGCAGGGTGGCGGAGTTTTCCTCGCCGGCCCTGCTCTCCTTCGATGCCTGCGTCCAGTGCGGCCGATGCGAGTCCGTCTGCCCGGCGACAATCAGTGGGATGCCGTTTTCCCCGCGGGCGATCCTGTTCGGTCTCGCCGG
This window encodes:
- a CDS encoding cytochrome b N-terminal domain-containing protein produces the protein LNWVNGVFLLVLTLAFGFTGYLLPWDQTAFWASTVGTEIAGAEPIVGNLALVFLRGGWDITAVTLTRFYALHILVLPAAIILFLVAHFLMIRRQGIARPL
- a CDS encoding Rieske (2Fe-2S) protein, translating into MRSEGSGVPRRNVMRLLGGLLGALGATVLFGPVIAYFWPAKLEEIPSEPVAVGAPDLVPPGGSMTVRFGRYPALIINAPDGMRAYSAVCTHFACLVKWNPESGMIECPCHAGFFDVADGSVISGPPPEGLMPLDVFVKDNILYVGSEA